The following proteins come from a genomic window of Helicobacter canadensis MIT 98-5491:
- the rpsB gene encoding 30S ribosomal protein S2: MVTMKDLLECGVHFGHQTRRWNPKMKKFIFGVRKNIHIIDLQKTLRYFRYTYNIVRDAAAEGKTIMFVGTKKQASETLKQYAESVNAPYVNYRWLGGMLTNFSTIRKSIRKLEIIEEMESSGQIDLLTKKEKLMIQRKKEKLTQYLGGVRQLKKAPDMIFVIDAAKEKIAVAEARRLGIPVVAPLDTNCDPDMVDYPIPGNDDAIRSIQLFCKEIAEAITEGRAIAGGEIPENNEVSEPASEKEKQEVIEEAMKEEDFTENTENKE; encoded by the coding sequence ATGGTAACAATGAAAGATCTTTTAGAATGTGGTGTGCATTTTGGACACCAAACAAGACGCTGGAATCCAAAAATGAAAAAATTTATTTTTGGTGTAAGAAAAAATATTCACATTATTGACTTGCAAAAAACTTTGCGTTACTTCCGCTACACTTATAATATCGTAAGAGACGCTGCAGCTGAAGGCAAAACTATTATGTTTGTTGGAACCAAAAAACAAGCAAGTGAAACACTTAAACAATATGCAGAAAGCGTAAATGCACCTTATGTTAATTATCGTTGGCTTGGTGGTATGCTCACTAACTTCTCTACTATTAGAAAATCTATTCGCAAACTTGAAATCATTGAAGAAATGGAATCAAGCGGACAAATTGATTTGCTAACTAAGAAAGAAAAGTTGATGATTCAAAGAAAAAAAGAGAAATTAACTCAATACCTTGGCGGAGTAAGACAACTTAAAAAAGCACCTGATATGATTTTTGTAATTGATGCGGCTAAAGAAAAAATTGCTGTTGCGGAAGCTAGAAGACTTGGGATTCCTGTAGTAGCACCACTTGATACAAACTGCGATCCTGATATGGTAGATTACCCAATTCCTGGAAATGATGATGCAATTCGCTCTATTCAACTTTTCTGTAAAGAAATTGCAGAAGCAATTACTGAGGGAAGAGCTATCGCTGGTGGAGAGATTCCAGAAAATAATGAAGTTTCTGAACCTGCAAGCGAAAAAGAAAAACAAGAAGTAATTGAAGAAGCAATGAAAGAAGAAGATTTCACAGAAAACACTGAAAATAAGGAGTAA
- a CDS encoding phosphate/phosphite/phosphonate ABC transporter substrate-binding protein yields MKNILVGAVAYAPQIVPIWDTIRDYANDYFGGKIRLDYVLFSNYERQVEWLINKKIDIAWNTNVAYIRSKFATKDNVEAILMRDTDIGFKSIFVSQEKISNLHSLKGKKFGLGSLDSAQAAIMPLFYLQKAGLKIQESLAQNLSTLQTSNEAVSVIRYNSDVGKHGDTGRSEFDVLEAIKAGILDAGAIGSTTWARILQEGTYPEISSFYASEDYCHCNFTTLKGFDEDLKNTFVSMMLSQNTLKNDPQISQMMKLEGLNQWVVCDQQILSGYDHIIQAMQEQNLINL; encoded by the coding sequence ATGAAAAATATTTTAGTTGGTGCTGTAGCCTATGCACCCCAAATTGTGCCTATTTGGGATACTATTAGAGATTATGCAAATGATTACTTTGGAGGGAAGATTCGCCTTGATTATGTGCTTTTTAGCAATTATGAAAGACAAGTGGAATGGCTTATTAATAAAAAAATTGATATTGCTTGGAATACCAATGTTGCTTACATACGCTCTAAATTTGCCACAAAAGATAATGTTGAAGCTATTTTAATGCGCGATACAGATATCGGATTTAAAAGTATTTTTGTTAGCCAAGAAAAAATATCCAATCTACATTCCCTAAAAGGCAAAAAGTTTGGACTTGGAAGCTTAGATTCTGCACAAGCTGCTATTATGCCTCTTTTTTATTTGCAAAAAGCGGGCTTAAAGATTCAAGAATCACTAGCGCAAAATTTATCAACCCTGCAAACTTCCAATGAAGCTGTGTCTGTTATTCGTTATAATAGCGATGTTGGCAAACATGGAGATACAGGTAGAAGCGAATTTGATGTATTAGAAGCCATCAAAGCAGGAATCCTTGATGCAGGTGCAATTGGCTCAACGACTTGGGCTAGAATCTTACAAGAAGGGACTTATCCAGAAATTTCAAGCTTTTATGCTAGTGAAGATTACTGCCATTGTAATTTCACTACCCTTAAGGGCTTTGATGAAGATTTAAAAAATACTTTTGTATCAATGATGCTCTCGCAAAACACTCTCAAAAATGATCCACAAATCTCACAAATGATGAAGCTTGAGGGGCTTAATCAATGGGTAGTGTGTGATCAACAAATTTTAAGTGGATATGATCATATTATTCAAGCTATGCAAGAACAAAATCTCATCAATCTCTAA
- a CDS encoding acyl-CoA dehydrogenase family protein, with translation MPTLENLEEKIQKLGEQFILPYTKEIDQEARFPKEAYEALKQQGFMGLLVPKEYGGLQGNNLDHAEVCYNLARFNASTALCYMMHNVATACVSHYGTAHQKSLYLPKIAKGEATFALAYSESGSGTHFVNPDITESQKGEKRILEGRKSFVTSAQQANYYLTYTNSCKLQGKKNNWIVPSDHPSLTHEEGVWNGFGMRGNVSKPVQYNQVELEVADCLLGSEGDGENQINLVAMYFVTGLGAVYSGVGMAAYECALQHCLTRKYSDGKDLADNELVRIHLAELYTKTQSQIALVREAARAFDSGASDAPMKIFACRINTTHLVMEICELAMRLGGGKAYSKHLPLEQYLRDAMASQVMAPSLDVLKIWLGNAITNKG, from the coding sequence ATGCCAACTTTAGAAAATTTAGAAGAAAAAATACAAAAACTAGGTGAGCAATTTATATTGCCCTACACAAAGGAAATTGATCAAGAAGCAAGATTCCCTAAAGAAGCCTATGAAGCACTCAAACAACAAGGTTTTATGGGGCTGCTTGTGCCTAAAGAATATGGTGGTTTGCAGGGCAATAATTTAGATCACGCTGAAGTGTGCTATAACCTAGCGCGTTTTAATGCCTCAACTGCACTTTGTTATATGATGCACAATGTTGCCACTGCCTGTGTATCTCACTATGGCACCGCACATCAAAAATCTCTGTATTTACCAAAAATCGCAAAAGGTGAAGCAACCTTTGCATTAGCTTATAGCGAAAGTGGTTCTGGGACACACTTTGTGAATCCCGACATTACAGAATCTCAAAAAGGAGAAAAACGCATTTTAGAAGGCAGAAAAAGCTTTGTAACTTCTGCGCAACAAGCCAATTATTATCTCACCTACACAAATTCTTGTAAATTACAAGGTAAGAAAAACAATTGGATTGTCCCTAGCGATCATCCTTCTCTAACACATGAAGAAGGCGTATGGAATGGATTTGGAATGCGAGGAAATGTCTCAAAGCCTGTGCAATACAATCAAGTAGAACTAGAAGTGGCAGATTGTCTCCTTGGATCTGAGGGCGATGGAGAAAATCAAATCAATCTTGTAGCAATGTATTTCGTAACTGGTTTAGGAGCAGTTTATAGTGGAGTAGGAATGGCAGCCTATGAATGTGCTCTACAACATTGTTTAACAAGAAAATATTCTGATGGTAAAGATTTAGCTGATAATGAATTAGTTCGCATACATTTAGCAGAACTCTATACTAAGACACAAAGCCAAATTGCACTTGTTAGGGAAGCCGCAAGAGCATTTGATAGTGGGGCAAGTGATGCTCCTATGAAAATATTTGCTTGCAGAATCAATACCACTCACCTTGTTATGGAAATTTGCGAACTTGCAATGCGACTTGGTGGGGGTAAAGCTTATAGCAAACATTTGCCATTAGAACAATACTTAAGAGATGCTATGGCTAGTCAAGTTATGGCACCAAGCTTAGATGTCTTAAAAATTTGGCTTGGCAATGCTATCACAAATAAAGGATAA